The Longimicrobiales bacterium nucleotide sequence AGGCGTACGACGCGCAGTTCAGCCCCAAGGCAGCCATCGTCTTCAAGCCGACGGAGGATCATTCCTTCCGGGCCAGCTACAACCGCGCGTTCAAGTCCCCGACGACGCTGCAGACTGATTTCTGGATCCCCGACTTCACGGCGGTCGTCGGCGTCTACGGTAATCGTCACGGCCTGACATCACGGGACAACAACGGCGCGATCGTCGCGACGTACGAGGGCCTGGTGCCGGAGGAGAACCAGACCGTTGAGCTCGGCTACAAGGGTGTCATAGCCCGTCGGCTCCTGCTCGATGTCGCTGTGTTCCGCGCGGAGTACAAGGACTTCATGAGCCCGCTGATCGTCATCGCGAATCCGTATGCGGCCACCCCGACGTTCGCATACGACGCCGATGGCAATCAGCTGACGAACGATTTCGGTCCGCCGATCGCGCTGACGTACATCAACATGGGCAAGGCGACGCTGCGCGGGACGGACCTGGGCACGCGCCTGATGCTGGGCTCGCGGCTCGACCTGACCGGCACGTTCTCGTGGGCGGATCTGAGCGATGTCGATCCGGGCCCGCTGCCGCAGGGCGTGGAAGCAACGGCGCTGAACGCACCGGCCATCAAGTGGACGCTCGGTGTGGACGGTCGTGAAGTGCTGCCGCGGCTGGGTGTGGGTGCGGTCGTGCGGCACGTGACCGGATACCGCTTCCATTCGGGGATCAACCAGGGCAAGATCCCGACGTTCGAGACGCTGGACCTGCAGGCGAGCTATCGGCTGCCCATCCAGGGTATGAGTGTGAACCTGAACGTGTCCAACGCGTTCAGCTGCCGGACGACGTACACGGATGCGACTCTCGCGGGCCGCGACCGGTCGTGCGGCTTCGATGAGAAGCATGCCGAGATGATCAACATGCCGGAGATCGGAACGATGCTGTTCCTCGGCGTGCGTCTGTCGCGCTGAACCAGGCGCCGGGGCGGCGATCGACGCCGTCCCGGCGGCCACTTCAATGACGAGTCCATATGACTGTCCTGATCCTCGCGTCAATCGTCGCCATGCACGCTGATACTACCGGCCGCTTCATCAGCGGGCAGTATGACGGCACGGGCGGTGAACGCAGCTACATGCTCTATGTGCCGTCCGGCTACGACGCGGACCGGCCGGTGCCGCTCGTCATCGCTCTGCACGGCTGCACCCAGAGCGCTGCCGACTTTGCCGCGGGCACGCGTCTCAATGCCGCTGCGGAGCGTGATACGTTCCTGGTCGTCTACCCGGAGCAGGGCGCGTCGGCACATCCGATGAAATGCTGGAACTGGTACATGCCTGCTCACCAGGCGCACGGCAGCGGGGAGCCTGCGATCGTGGCCGGCATCACGGAGCAGATACAACGGGAGTACGCCGTCGACAAGACTCGCACGTTCATCGCGGGTGTCTCGGCGGGTGCGGCGCTCGCCGTACATACTGTCGTCGCATATCCCGAGCTCTACGGCGCCGCAGCGCTGCATTCAGGCGTTCCGTACGGTGCTGCGGGGTCGGTGGCGGAAGCGCTGCAGGTCATGAGTGCCGGTTCGACCGATCTGAGCCCAGTGAAGGAGAGGCTGTCTGCGGCCCTGCAGGGGAAGTCGCTGACGGTTCCGCTCATCATATTCCACGGTGCGCAGGACGCTGTCGTGTCGGTGCGCAACAGCGAGCAGCTGGCGGCACAATGGGCAGAGTTGACCGGGGCTGCCGTTGTCGGTGAAACGGTGACCGGGAGCGCCGGCGGCTACCACTATCGTCACGCGACCTACAGCAATGCCGCGCGCACAATGGTCGAGCTGTGGCTTGTCGATGAGCTCGGCCATGCGTGGTCCGGCGGCAGCACGGACGGCACATATGTCGACGCGGCGGGTCCGGACGCGACTGCGGAGATCGTCCGCTTCTTCCTCACGTCCCGATGAACGCTGAGCTGTACCCGACTGCGCCCGACCCGATCGGCCACTGGGCGCGCCTCGCTGGCGGCCGCACGGCGCTGGTGGACCCCACTCGTGATCAGCGCCACACGTACGCTGAGCTGGACGCGATCATTGATCGACATGCGCGCGTGCTGCTATCGATGGCAGTGGGTCCCGGCGACATCGTGGCCACACTGGCGGGGACCCGCACCGAGCACATCGCCCTCTTCCATGCGTGCGGCCGGGTGGGGGCGGCGCTGTCGCCGTTGAACTGGCGCCTGTCGCCCGCTGAGCTGACGCCGATCCTGCGCAATGCGCAGCCGAAGGTGCTGTTCGGCGAAGCGCGCTTTCGCGGGCTGGCCGAGACCGCGATGGCCGGCGCGCCCGAGGTCGCCACTCGGTGCATAGACGTGGACGAGGAACTGCCTTCGCTGCTGCGCTCCGCCGATGCGTCTCCCCGGATGACACCGCGACCGGTCTCAGCGGAGGATGCTGCACTCGTGCTATACACGTCGGGCAGTACCGGCAGGCCCAAGGGCGCGGTCCTGCCGCATCGTCAGATCCTGTTCAATGCACTCGCGACTACCTCATCTTGGGAGCTGGGGCCGGGTGATGTCGCACTCGTTTCCACGCCGCTCTTCCACACCGGGGGCTGGAACGTGTTCGCGACACCGCTGTGGCAGCGCGGCGGGACGGTGGTGCTGTTCGATGGCTTCGACGCCGCGGAATTCCTGAACACCATGGCGCAGCACGGCTGTACGGTGGCCCTGACCGTACCGACGCAGCTGCTGATGTTGACGCAGTCGACTTCCTGGGGGATGCCGCTGCCTGCTCTGAGAAGTTTCTTTTCCGGCGGAGCGTCGCTGCCCGCTTCGCTCGGCGAGCGCGTTCGTGCGGCCGGCTACAATCTCCGCGAGGGTTACGGCCTGACTGAGTGCGGGCCGAACTGTTTTGCCATGCCGCCGGAGCTGGCACCTGATCGCCCGGGCGTGGTCGGCTGGCCGGTGCAGTTCCTCGATGCGCGCGTGGTCGATGATGCCGGGCGTGATGCCGAAGACGGTGCGGCGGGCGAGCTGTGGCTGCGCGGGCCGCAGCGCTTCAGCGGCTACCTCCGGGATTCTGAGCGGACGGCGGAAGCGATCACCGCCGATGGCTGGTTGCGTACGGGCGATATCGTAGGGCGCGGGACGGATGGCGCGTTCTCGATATGCGGCCGCGCAAAGGAGATGTACATCTCAGGCGGTGAGAACGTGTACCCGGCTGAGGTGGAGGCGGCCCTCGCGGAGTGCGACGGTGTCGCCGAGTGCGCGGTGATCGGCGTCCCCGACGAGAAGTGGGGCGAGGTGGGCCGCGCATTCGTCGTGCGCACCGGCGAGACAGGACCTGGCGCCGATGATCTCATGAGCATGATGCGGCGGCGGCTGGCAGGCTTCAAGACGCCGCGCTCCATCATATTCGTCGAGGCGCTGCCGCGGCTCGGTTCGGGCAAGATCGATCGTACTGCGCTCAGGAAAATGGTGGAGGTGGCCAATGGCTGAAGCAAAGGGTGCCACGCTGCTGGCGACGCTCGACTTCGTGCGCCGTCGCGCCGACGCGGGCACTGCGCTGCGTGCGCTGGCCGTGCTGGGAGCGGCCGACCGTGCAGCGGTGGAAGCCGTGACACCGACAGACACGATCGATCTCGAGCTGCTGTTCGAGTTATGGCGCGCTGTCGATTCCGTGCTGAAGGCGGAAATGCCGGACTGGGCGGAGCAGGCCGGTGCGTACTCCATCGAATCCGTCGGCATGCAGCTCTATGGAGGCATCGTCCGCAAGGCGACCCCGCGTGAGTTCCTGAGCCAGCCGGTCAAGCTGTTCCGGCTCTTCTATCATACGGGCGACATGCGCATCGTCGATGAAGGACCGGACGGCGCCGTGCTGCGGCTCACCGACCTCGAAGTGACGGAGCCGATCTTCTGCCGCCGCCAGACGGGCGGGCTGCGCGCCGCCCTCGCGCTCGCGGGCGCTGACGATGCCACCGTCCGGCACGTGCGCTGCGCGTTCGAGGGCGACGCGTTCTGTGAGTGGCAGCTGCAGTGGCGGCTGCCAGAGCCCGTGTCTTCGGACGTGTGAGCCGTCACGAAGCTGAGGCGAGCCGCGGGACCGCGCGGCTTCCCATTCCGCTCGCCGGCGGGGACTCGCTCCCCTGGCCGGACTCCTGACCGATCGCCGCGCGACGCAGTCGCAGCGAGTTGCCCACAACACTCACCGAGCTGAATGCCATCGCCGCGCTCGCCAGGATCGGTGAGAGCAGCAACCCGAACGTCGGATAGAGCACGCCGGCCGCGATCGGAATCCCGACGGCGTTGTAGATGAAAGCCCAGAACAGGTTCTGCTTCATCGTCCGCATCGTCCGGCGTGACAGCTCGATCGCACTGGACACGCCGGCGAGGTCGCCGCGCATGAGCGTGACATCGCTCGCTTCCATCGCGATATCGGTTCCCGTGCCGATCGCGATGCCGACATCCGCCTGGGCGAGCGCAGGTGCGTCGTTCACACCGTCACCGACCATCGCCACCACGTGGCCTTCGGACTGGAGCCGCCGGATCTCCGCGACCTTGCCTTCAGGCAGCACGCCCGCGACTACCCGGTCAATGCCGGCAGCCCGCGCGACCGCCGCGGCCGTGCGCTCGTTGTCGCCCGTGAGCATCACGACCTGCAATCCCATGCCGCGCATGCGCGCGATCGCCACGTACGACGTAGCTCTGACGGGATCCGCGATCGCGATCACGCCCGCGAGCTCGCCATCGACCGCGACGTATACCGGCGTCTTCGCTTCGCCCGCGAGCCGGTCCGCATCCTTCGACAGGGGTCCGACGTCGAGCGCGAAGTCTGCCATCAGCGCCGCGTTGCCGACGGCCACTGCGCGACCACTCACTACCGCGATCGCGCCGCGACCGGTGAACGACTCGAAGGACTCGGCGGCGGTCACGACAATGCCGCGCTCCGCGGCATGACGCACGATCGCCTCGGCGAGCGGGTGTTCGGAGGACGCCTCCAGCGAGGCCACGAGCCCGAGCAGCTCGTCCGTGCGCCATGCCGGCGCGATCACGTCCGTTACGGTCGGGCGACCTTCCGTCACCGTACCCGTCTTGTCGAGCACGACGGCACTCACATCGCCCGCGCGCTGGAGCGCCTCGCCGCCCTTGATGAGCACGCCCAGCTGCGCGCCCCTGCCCGTCGCGACCATGACCGCCGTCGGTACGGCCAGACCCATCGCGCACGGGCAGGCAATGATCAGCACCGCGACCGCAGCGGCGAACGCACGAACGAACGGCGCTGCATCAGCAGCGATGAACCACACGGCGAACGTCAGGATCGCGACCTGCAACACGATCGGAACGAATACGGCGCTGATACGATCGGCCAGGCGCTGGATCGGTGCGCGTGAGCCCTGCGCGTCACGCATCAGTTTCACGATCTGCGCGAGCACGCTCGCATGGCCGAGCGTCGTCGCGCGATAGCGGAACGCACCCGTACGGTTGATCGTCCCGCCGATCACGCGGTCGCCGACCTGCTTGCTGACCGGGAGCGACTCGCCCGTCAGCATCGACTCGTCCACAGCACTCGCGCCAGAGACGACTTCGCCGTCGACCGGCACCCGCTCACCCGGACGCACGATGATTATGTCATCCGCACCGACATCCTCGATCCCGATGTCGACTTCGGCGCCGTTCCGCACTACGCGTGCTGTCTTCGGCTGGAGGTTCGCCAGCGATCGGAGTGCGGCCGACGTCTGGCGCTTCGCGCGCGCCTCCAGCGCATTGCCCATCAGGATGAGCGCGATGATGAACAGTACCGCCTCATAGTAGACGTCAGGCTGTAGCCCACGCGCAATGAAGAAGCCCGGCCAGACCGTCGCGAGCACCGAGTACAGGAACGCCGCGCCGGTGCCAACGGCCACGAGCGTGTTCATGTCGGCGGCATGGTGCCGGAATGCGGCCCACGCGCGGACATAGAAGTGACGTCCCGCCCAGCTCATGATCCCTGCGGTGATGATG carries:
- a CDS encoding heavy metal translocating P-type ATPase, which encodes MSSTVAERSRAGSMTPAEEPTAAGNPTTAEKPRPAAKVTIPVSGMTCASCITRVQRALEEQPGVETAAVNLMLKNATVEFDASQTNADALVEAIRATGYDAEAPVTGRTAFEEQEAQDQAQDHEFRELRGKALTTMGAAAVAMVASMPLMDGGHDAHTQVADPFMRWTMGWLSPVLRSVAPWLYDIPHAFLSYGLLIITAGIMSWAGRHFYVRAWAAFRHHAADMNTLVAVGTGAAFLYSVLATVWPGFFIARGLQPDVYYEAVLFIIALILMGNALEARAKRQTSAALRSLANLQPKTARVVRNGAEVDIGIEDVGADDIIIVRPGERVPVDGEVVSGASAVDESMLTGESLPVSKQVGDRVIGGTINRTGAFRYRATTLGHASVLAQIVKLMRDAQGSRAPIQRLADRISAVFVPIVLQVAILTFAVWFIAADAAPFVRAFAAAVAVLIIACPCAMGLAVPTAVMVATGRGAQLGVLIKGGEALQRAGDVSAVVLDKTGTVTEGRPTVTDVIAPAWRTDELLGLVASLEASSEHPLAEAIVRHAAERGIVVTAAESFESFTGRGAIAVVSGRAVAVGNAALMADFALDVGPLSKDADRLAGEAKTPVYVAVDGELAGVIAIADPVRATSYVAIARMRGMGLQVVMLTGDNERTAAAVARAAGIDRVVAGVLPEGKVAEIRRLQSEGHVVAMVGDGVNDAPALAQADVGIAIGTGTDIAMEASDVTLMRGDLAGVSSAIELSRRTMRTMKQNLFWAFIYNAVGIPIAAGVLYPTFGLLLSPILASAAMAFSSVSVVGNSLRLRRAAIGQESGQGSESPPASGMGSRAVPRLASAS
- a CDS encoding AMP-binding protein; this translates as MNAELYPTAPDPIGHWARLAGGRTALVDPTRDQRHTYAELDAIIDRHARVLLSMAVGPGDIVATLAGTRTEHIALFHACGRVGAALSPLNWRLSPAELTPILRNAQPKVLFGEARFRGLAETAMAGAPEVATRCIDVDEELPSLLRSADASPRMTPRPVSAEDAALVLYTSGSTGRPKGAVLPHRQILFNALATTSSWELGPGDVALVSTPLFHTGGWNVFATPLWQRGGTVVLFDGFDAAEFLNTMAQHGCTVALTVPTQLLMLTQSTSWGMPLPALRSFFSGGASLPASLGERVRAAGYNLREGYGLTECGPNCFAMPPELAPDRPGVVGWPVQFLDARVVDDAGRDAEDGAAGELWLRGPQRFSGYLRDSERTAEAITADGWLRTGDIVGRGTDGAFSICGRAKEMYISGGENVYPAEVEAALAECDGVAECAVIGVPDEKWGEVGRAFVVRTGETGPGADDLMSMMRRRLAGFKTPRSIIFVEALPRLGSGKIDRTALRKMVEVANG
- a CDS encoding PHB depolymerase family esterase, whose product is MTVLILASIVAMHADTTGRFISGQYDGTGGERSYMLYVPSGYDADRPVPLVIALHGCTQSAADFAAGTRLNAAAERDTFLVVYPEQGASAHPMKCWNWYMPAHQAHGSGEPAIVAGITEQIQREYAVDKTRTFIAGVSAGAALAVHTVVAYPELYGAAALHSGVPYGAAGSVAEALQVMSAGSTDLSPVKERLSAALQGKSLTVPLIIFHGAQDAVVSVRNSEQLAAQWAELTGAAVVGETVTGSAGGYHYRHATYSNAARTMVELWLVDELGHAWSGGSTDGTYVDAAGPDATAEIVRFFLTSR